In Zingiber officinale cultivar Zhangliang chromosome 1A, Zo_v1.1, whole genome shotgun sequence, the DNA window AGATCCGAAAATACGAAACCTAAATGTTTTGTTGCCTCATCTGTAATGCAACTGAGAACAAAGGTCAGGCTTTCAGTCTATGTGGCACTTGTTCTCACCCAAGTGAAATGGAAAAAAGAGCTATTTTGGTTTCTGTATTTTCAAGAACATTTTGTTTTTAATAATTAGTGATGGATAACTATTtaaatatgatatgaaattgatgGTTCCATTTATTACAAGTCCATGAGTAGTGTATCATTGATATGAAATCAGATGTTTGACATTTTCAATATGAAATCGAAAGGGAGTCTTGGTGCAACGATAAAGttattgctttgtgaccaaaaggtcacgtgttcgaatcctagaaataatttcttgtaaaaagcagggtaagattgTGTATAATGAATCCTTCCTCGGGACTTCGTATAGCTGGAGTTTTATGTACTAGGCtgtcttatttttttttactaataagGGATATTGATGATGGATCATAGCTACAACAAAAAGATGGATGGAGATAGGGTTTGCGGACCGCACATCTCAATGATAGCAGCGCGTATGGCTTTGGCCGTGCGCCAAGAGTGCCTATCATCAGAATAAAACGTAGTATTTTGTATTGAATAAATTTGAGGTACAACTTATGCACACTCGGAAGAACACCAAACAGATCTTTATGCACACTCGGAAGAACCCCAAACAGATTTGAATTGATAAGGCCTGAACTTGAGCCCAATAACCATATCATCAACAGATTATCGGTCCAATTAAAATTTAGCCCAGTTCTAAACGGTCgttttcttcccctttttctCGTCGCCGATTCAAATTTCTGAACGGCAGCCCCGAAATAGTTTTCCCCCAACCCGGCAGCTCCTCCTTCTCTACGATTTGGGATCATCATATCACTCGATCGATCTCCATTGCTCCCTCTCGATTCACCTTCATGTCGTCCGGAGAAGGGCTTTTGGGTTTCCTCGATGGTATTCTAGGGCGAGTCGGCTGTTTCTTCGGATGCATTCGGTCCAGAAATAATGTCGAAGGAACGAAGAATCGCAAGGTATGGAAGTTCCGATCTTGAGATTAACaggtgtgttcatcttcttctttattTTATGCACCAATCAATCCGTGAAAATGTTATTTGATGGATAAATCAGGAGCCTTCGGTGTCAAAACGGCAGCTTGGATCCTTTTTCATCAACGAAGGTGCGACCGGTGATCGAATCAAACGTTGCATCAGATTTAAACTCACAGAGTTTCTTACTTGCTTGTTACTAATTTTTTGGAGAATTTCTCCCAATTTGTAGAGGCTGATTCTCTACCTGATGGAGTAGTTTGTCCAATCGCAAGCGACACCTTTGCAACTGATAGCTTATATAAGGAACTCAAGCGGGAGGTATTCCTGATTTTTTTTTGCTGCCAAGTATTTTTTTAATCAGTTGTTCATGAAGCGTACTCACTTATATGAGTGATTGAATGCCATTGATGAACTAAAATTCTAATTCCGTGTCATGTCTACATGTAATAATTGAAAATTGTACAGGTTGAGATTTTGAAAGCTTGTGGTGCTCTCCTACAAACTCCTGTAGAAATTCGAAAAGCTTCAGGGAAAGTAACACTTCAAGATCCTGATAAGCTTGAAGGCACATCTTCCAGTTACATTTTAAGGTTTTCTGGTATTTCTAAGAAGATTCTGTGGGATGAAAAGCATGAGATTTCGAGTATCCCACTACAGGTGCAAAACAATGATGGTATTTCACATGAGAGGTAACTTTGATTTCAGTTGAATGAATATTAATTCCACAACAGACTGTTTTTACTAGGACAAATATCTGACTTTTTTCATAATTGGGTTGTACTGTAGCTTCCTATTGGACAATCAACAGAGTCCACAGCACAATGACAGTCTTTTACCATCAGTTAATTCAAGCAGCTCAGTGCTTCTTGAAGGTGTACATGAATATTGTACTGAATTGGTGGTGGAAACTCATACTCCTGATACTTCTCCCTCTAAACATGAATCTCATCTCCAGTTATTTTCTTCTAAAGTTTCTCCTTTTGCGACTCCATTTAGAGTGACTGATGAGATGGAGACACCAGCAACTATTTACCCATCCAATCTGGAGCACATTAGAACAGGGAAGGGCCCCAGGATTAGGAATCAGTATGTGTATCCAGTTCCCATCGTGGAAAATCATTCACAGTGGAAAGTCTTGAATGAAGATTTCCCTGAATCGTTTCAATCACATTACAGTTTCAATCCTGATGCTGGAGAGAAGGAACAACAAATGTCTGCATCACAGCCTGAGGGTTCTGAATTATCTCTCAGAACCAGATTCTCTTCTCCAAGAAGTGAAAAACAGAAAGATGAGGTAGTCTATACAGATAAATATACTACTGGAAAGATATTGAGCACATTAGAAACACCTTCCAGTAACACAGATATGAAACTAGTTAGCCCACAGTACTCAGAAGTAGTGGCTAGCTTGTCTCAATGGTTGAAACCTCCAATGACAAGGGATGACTCACACAATAAAAAATCTTCCTCAGCAAAGAGTTCTGATGATAGCAGGCCTATTCTAGGCATGGTTGCTGCGCATTGGAAAGATGACGAGCCTGAA includes these proteins:
- the LOC122007807 gene encoding protein JASON-like — translated: MSSGEGLLGFLDGILGRVGCFFGCIRSRNNVEGTKNRKEPSVSKRQLGSFFINEEADSLPDGVVCPIASDTFATDSLYKELKREVEILKACGALLQTPVEIRKASGKVTLQDPDKLEGTSSSYILRFSGISKKILWDEKHEISSIPLQVQNNDGISHESFLLDNQQSPQHNDSLLPSVNSSSSVLLEGVHEYCTELVVETHTPDTSPSKHESHLQLFSSKVSPFATPFRVTDEMETPATIYPSNLEHIRTGKGPRIRNQYVYPVPIVENHSQWKVLNEDFPESFQSHYSFNPDAGEKEQQMSASQPEGSELSLRTRFSSPRSEKQKDEVVYTDKYTTGKILSTLETPSSNTDMKLVSPQYSEVVASLSQWLKPPMTRDDSHNKKSSSAKSSDDSRPILGMVAAHWKDDEPEHTLYKRWDGNGIPNSTNKYKEDQRVNWHSTPFEERLEKALSDESFVSQRKHIYGKKMELGDEDLSDTATS